In Candidatus Defluviilinea proxima, a single genomic region encodes these proteins:
- a CDS encoding glycosyltransferase family 2 protein, giving the protein MSKKRISIVTPCFNEEGNVDELYERIRMAMSGSNYEYEHIFIDNASNDRTVEKIRALIEKDKRVKAIVNTRNFGHVRSPYHGLLQAGSDAVIILASDLQDPPERIPDFIKKWEEGYKVVIGVKTQSQEAGLFYLLRTVYYRILRNISDVELIEHYTGFGLYDQRIIQILREINDPYPYFRGLIADIGYPMARIPFTQPRRKRGISKNNFYTLYDIAMLGFTGYTKIPLRLATMFGFLSAALSFLVGLVYLLYKLIFWFQFQLGSAPIVIGLFFLGSVQLFFLGIVGEYLGAIYTQVMKRPLVIEKERINF; this is encoded by the coding sequence ATGAGTAAAAAACGGATTAGCATCGTAACCCCATGTTTCAATGAGGAGGGAAATGTAGATGAACTGTATGAACGTATTCGTATGGCAATGTCTGGCTCTAATTATGAATATGAGCACATCTTCATTGATAATGCATCCAATGATCGTACTGTTGAGAAAATCCGCGCGTTAATTGAAAAAGATAAACGAGTTAAGGCCATTGTGAATACGCGCAACTTCGGGCACGTTCGTTCGCCATATCATGGTCTACTTCAAGCAGGTAGTGACGCTGTTATTATCCTTGCTTCTGATTTACAGGATCCACCAGAGCGTATTCCTGACTTCATCAAAAAGTGGGAAGAGGGGTATAAAGTAGTGATTGGGGTCAAAACACAAAGTCAAGAGGCAGGATTGTTCTATTTACTTCGAACTGTTTATTATCGCATTCTCAGAAATATTTCGGATGTGGAATTGATCGAGCACTACACTGGCTTTGGCCTGTATGATCAGCGCATCATCCAGATATTGCGTGAGATCAACGACCCCTACCCTTATTTTCGTGGCTTAATCGCTGATATTGGTTATCCTATGGCACGCATTCCATTTACCCAACCACGCCGCAAACGCGGAATCAGTAAAAATAATTTTTATACACTATATGATATTGCCATGTTGGGTTTTACAGGTTACACCAAAATCCCGCTCAGGCTTGCAACCATGTTCGGCTTTCTTTCTGCCGCCTTGAGCTTCCTTGTCGGTCTTGTATATCTTCTTTACAAACTGATCTTCTGGTTTCAATTCCAGTTGGGTTCGGCTCCCATCGTCATTGGCTTGTTCTTTTTGGGGTCAGTACAATTATTCTTCCTTGGCATCGTCGGTGAGTATCTTGGCGCGATATACACCCAAGTAATGAAGCGACCGCTTGTGATCGAAAAGGAGCGTATCAATTTTTAG
- the rfbH gene encoding lipopolysaccharide biosynthesis protein RfbH: MSERADQLRAQILELVSEYAAEAFPPKDFIPGESTVPVSGRVFDAEDIQTLVDSSLDFWLTTGRYAKQFEREFARFFNMRHALLVNSGSSANLLALTALTSHLLQEKRLKEGDEVITVATGFPTTVNPIFQNNLVPVFVDVDIPTYNIDVTQLEAALSKKTRAVMVAHTLGNPFDLEAVTAFCKKHDLWLIEDCCDAVGAKYNDQPVGRFGDIATVSFYPAHHITMGEGGAVLTDKPKLKKTIESFRDWGRDCWCAPGKDNTCGKRFEWQLGDLPHGYDHKYTYSHIGYNLKVTDMQAAVGVSQMKKLPQFIETRRANFDYLYERLSALNEFFILPEATRNSTPSWFGFPILVRPEAPFTRDDTVRWLEAHKIGTRLLFAGNLIRQPAYREKNYRVVGDLAKADEVMNRVFWIGVYPGLDQSMLDYVCDVLVQLCNKHE, from the coding sequence ATGAGTGAAAGAGCCGACCAATTGCGCGCGCAAATTTTGGAACTGGTTTCCGAATACGCGGCAGAGGCGTTCCCGCCAAAGGATTTTATTCCCGGCGAAAGCACAGTGCCTGTTTCGGGGCGCGTGTTCGACGCAGAAGATATTCAAACGCTCGTCGATTCAAGTCTCGACTTCTGGCTGACCACCGGACGATACGCCAAACAATTCGAACGGGAATTTGCGCGTTTCTTCAACATGCGCCATGCGTTGTTGGTGAACTCGGGTTCATCGGCAAACCTGCTGGCGTTGACTGCGCTCACGTCCCATCTCTTGCAGGAGAAGCGACTCAAAGAAGGCGACGAAGTCATCACAGTTGCAACGGGCTTCCCCACAACGGTCAATCCCATTTTTCAAAATAATCTCGTGCCGGTCTTCGTGGACGTAGACATCCCCACCTATAACATTGACGTGACACAACTCGAAGCTGCACTATCCAAAAAGACTCGCGCAGTGATGGTCGCGCACACGCTCGGCAACCCATTTGATCTCGAGGCTGTCACCGCATTCTGCAAAAAACATGATCTCTGGCTCATCGAAGACTGTTGCGATGCCGTTGGCGCAAAATACAACGACCAACCCGTTGGCAGGTTCGGCGATATCGCAACGGTCAGTTTTTACCCCGCGCATCACATCACCATGGGTGAAGGCGGTGCGGTGCTCACCGACAAACCCAAACTTAAGAAGACCATCGAGTCTTTCCGTGATTGGGGACGCGATTGTTGGTGTGCGCCCGGCAAAGACAACACCTGTGGCAAACGTTTTGAATGGCAACTCGGTGACCTCCCGCACGGATACGATCACAAATACACCTACTCGCACATCGGATACAACCTAAAAGTCACCGACATGCAAGCCGCCGTCGGCGTTTCGCAAATGAAAAAACTTCCACAATTTATTGAGACTCGCCGCGCCAACTTCGATTACTTATACGAGCGACTTTCAGCCCTCAATGAATTTTTCATCCTCCCAGAAGCGACTCGTAACTCAACCCCAAGCTGGTTCGGCTTCCCGATCCTTGTCCGTCCCGAAGCTCCCTTCACTCGCGACGATACAGTCCGCTGGCTTGAGGCGCACAAGATCGGCACACGTCTGCTCTTCGCTGGTAACCTCATCCGCCAGCCCGCCTACCGCGAAAAGAATTACCGAGTTGTCGGCGATCTCGCCAAAGCAGATGAAGTAATGAACCGCGTCTTCTGGATCGGTGTGTACCCCGGTCTTGATCAGTCCATGCTCGATTATGTTTGTGATGTATTAGTTCAATTATGCAACAAGCATGAATAA
- a CDS encoding NAD-dependent epimerase/dehydratase family protein, whose protein sequence is MNNSLSNDLNHILDHTNSLWDELRGASLFITGGTGFFGKWLLESLLWANDKLDLDCHVTVLTRYPDLFQSNAPHLSRHRTVSVLTGDVRTFDFPLGTFTHIIHAATDASAQLNAENPLLMLDTIVEGTRHTLDFAKACGAKKFLLTSSGAVYGKQPSDMTHTPEDYNGAPDPLDPNSAYGQGKRLAEHLCSLYADSNLEIKIARCFAFVGPYLPLDIHFAIGNFIRDAMNGGPIVIKGDGTPYRSYLYAADLAVWLWTILLRGESLRPYNVGSKNPISIAELATTVANQFQNGIKTEIQGIPDTQKPASRYVPDTQRAEKELGLQETFSLQDGINRTKDWYKLK, encoded by the coding sequence ATGAATAATTCTCTCTCGAACGACCTCAACCATATCCTCGATCACACGAACAGCCTTTGGGATGAGCTTCGCGGGGCTAGTCTCTTCATCACCGGTGGCACAGGTTTCTTCGGCAAGTGGCTTCTTGAAAGTCTCTTATGGGCAAACGACAAACTGGACTTGGACTGCCACGTTACCGTGTTGACTCGTTACCCAGACCTTTTCCAATCGAACGCCCCGCATCTTTCTAGACATCGAACTGTCTCTGTCTTAACTGGCGACGTCCGCACCTTTGATTTTCCGCTAGGCACATTCACTCACATCATCCATGCCGCGACCGATGCAAGCGCTCAACTCAATGCAGAAAATCCACTTCTTATGCTCGATACGATCGTCGAAGGCACACGTCATACATTGGACTTTGCCAAGGCATGCGGAGCAAAAAAGTTTCTTCTCACAAGTTCCGGCGCGGTGTACGGAAAACAACCGTCAGACATGACACATACCCCCGAAGACTATAACGGCGCGCCAGACCCGCTCGACCCCAATTCAGCCTACGGGCAAGGAAAAAGACTCGCCGAACACCTTTGCTCGCTTTATGCAGATTCAAATCTCGAGATAAAGATCGCCCGCTGTTTCGCCTTCGTCGGTCCTTATCTCCCTTTAGATATTCACTTTGCTATCGGAAACTTCATCCGCGACGCAATGAACGGAGGGCCAATCGTCATCAAAGGGGATGGAACCCCTTACCGCTCCTACTTATATGCGGCTGATCTAGCGGTTTGGCTTTGGACGATTTTATTACGGGGCGAATCACTGAGGCCTTACAATGTGGGAAGTAAAAATCCCATTTCCATAGCCGAACTGGCAACAACAGTTGCGAACCAGTTTCAAAACGGGATAAAAACAGAGATACAAGGTATTCCTGACACTCAAAAGCCAGCAAGTCGCTATGTACCCGACACGCAAAGAGCTGAGAAGGAGCTAGGCTTGCAGGAAACTTTTTCACTACAAGATGGCATCAACAGAACAAAAGATTGGTATAAATTAAAATAA
- a CDS encoding N-acetylneuraminate synthase family protein, which yields MINRDIFEDLFVLELANNHWGDVERGVRIVKEFGTVVRYNNVRAAIKLQFRDIDSFIHKKFRDRTDIRYIKKTIDTRLTHEELATLTEAVRRAGCVRMATPFDDRSVELCLELGVEIIKIASSDVTDWPLLEKIARARKPTMVSTGGTSLKDIDDMVTFFDNRNIPLAINHCVSIYPSEDAELQLNQIDFLRNRYPGHVIGLSTHEYHDWHSSMLIAYAKGARTFERHIDIKTEDKPFSPYCSTPEQIGEWFQAFQKAREMCGAPGTEKMPSSQKEVDYLTTLVRGVYAKQDLPAGHVLTPNDYYLAIPLQKGQLSCRELLNNQILAKKIKADAPLMIDSVESLYNQDKGLRKKFLARGL from the coding sequence ATGATCAACAGAGATATCTTCGAAGATTTGTTCGTCCTTGAGCTTGCAAATAATCATTGGGGCGATGTGGAGCGCGGCGTCAGGATCGTAAAGGAGTTCGGAACGGTTGTCCGCTATAACAATGTGCGGGCGGCGATCAAGTTGCAGTTCCGCGATATTGATTCGTTCATTCACAAGAAGTTCCGGGACCGCACAGACATCCGTTATATCAAGAAGACGATTGACACACGCCTCACCCATGAAGAATTGGCAACGCTGACAGAGGCGGTGCGACGGGCGGGATGTGTGCGCATGGCAACACCTTTCGACGACAGGTCGGTTGAGTTATGCCTGGAACTTGGTGTCGAGATCATCAAGATCGCCAGTTCAGATGTAACGGATTGGCCGTTGCTGGAAAAGATCGCGAGGGCGCGCAAACCTACCATGGTCTCGACAGGCGGAACATCGCTGAAGGATATTGACGATATGGTGACGTTTTTTGATAACAGAAATATCCCGCTTGCGATCAATCACTGCGTGTCCATATATCCATCAGAAGATGCGGAATTGCAACTCAACCAGATCGATTTTTTGAGGAACCGTTACCCGGGACATGTCATCGGATTGTCCACGCATGAATATCACGATTGGCATTCATCCATGTTGATCGCGTATGCCAAAGGTGCACGCACGTTTGAACGCCATATTGACATCAAAACAGAGGACAAACCTTTTTCCCCATATTGCTCCACGCCCGAACAGATCGGTGAGTGGTTTCAGGCTTTCCAAAAAGCACGAGAAATGTGCGGGGCACCCGGCACAGAAAAAATGCCATCCTCGCAAAAAGAGGTTGATTATTTGACTACACTTGTGCGTGGTGTGTATGCCAAACAAGATCTTCCTGCTGGGCATGTATTAACTCCCAATGACTACTATCTTGCCATCCCCCTCCAAAAAGGGCAGCTTTCCTGCCGCGAGTTACTAAACAATCAGATACTTGCAAAAAAGATAAAAGCCGATGCGCCACTTATGATCGATTCTGTCGAGAGTTTGTATAACCAAGATAAAGGGTTACGGAAGAAATTTTTGGCACGAGGCTTATGA
- a CDS encoding class I SAM-dependent methyltransferase has translation MPTAKRPCPICSSSEAVKLHTQKFILPDGHPLSEGYDVVSCDQCGFVYADTSVTQDEYDRFYSQFSKYEDKKTGTGGIENQWDRDRLTQTAKDIASFLNNDQASILDVGCANGGLLKAMIDLGYDHVLGIDPSPICVANTQALGVRAQIGSLNKALEQEKFDCIILSHTLEHIQDLRTAAEWILAVSKPSSTLYVEVPDAAHYKDFVDAPFQDFNTEHINHFSITCLKNFLSFSGFKPLSWGEKIIPASSNKPYPAIFCFAKVDARITDITKDEALPSSIETYIQRSRKILDEINTRISTALTQNKRIIVWGTGQLVMKLLVETTLADAEVIAFVDNNPINQGKIFRGVKILAPNQIDHYSEPILISSTLHQQAIVEQISEMGIKNPLILLK, from the coding sequence ATGCCAACCGCAAAGCGTCCGTGCCCCATATGCTCAAGCAGTGAAGCAGTAAAACTTCATACACAAAAATTCATACTACCAGATGGCCATCCGCTAAGTGAAGGATACGATGTTGTTTCCTGCGATCAATGTGGATTTGTGTATGCGGACACATCTGTCACACAGGATGAATACGATAGGTTCTATTCTCAATTTTCCAAATACGAGGATAAGAAAACCGGCACGGGCGGCATCGAAAATCAATGGGACCGTGATAGGCTTACTCAAACAGCCAAAGACATAGCCAGTTTCCTCAACAATGACCAAGCCAGTATATTAGACGTTGGATGTGCAAATGGAGGGTTATTAAAAGCCATGATAGACCTTGGATATGATCACGTTCTGGGCATTGACCCATCCCCGATCTGTGTTGCGAACACCCAAGCCCTTGGTGTCAGAGCACAAATCGGTTCCCTTAATAAGGCGCTGGAACAAGAAAAATTTGATTGTATAATACTTTCACATACGCTTGAGCACATTCAAGATTTACGAACAGCGGCGGAGTGGATCTTGGCAGTCTCTAAACCATCATCAACCCTATATGTCGAAGTGCCAGATGCCGCACACTACAAGGATTTTGTCGACGCTCCATTCCAGGACTTCAATACAGAACACATAAATCATTTCTCTATAACATGTTTGAAGAATTTCCTAAGTTTTAGTGGATTTAAACCATTAAGTTGGGGTGAAAAAATAATCCCTGCATCGTCAAACAAACCATATCCAGCAATATTCTGTTTTGCAAAAGTGGATGCAAGAATCACAGATATCACCAAGGATGAAGCACTCCCTTCCAGCATAGAAACATACATCCAACGTTCGCGCAAGATACTGGATGAAATAAACACAAGAATTTCAACAGCCCTGACGCAGAACAAAAGGATCATCGTTTGGGGGACGGGTCAACTCGTCATGAAGTTACTTGTAGAAACCACCCTCGCCGATGCTGAGGTCATTGCATTTGTGGACAACAATCCCATCAATCAAGGAAAAATATTTCGGGGTGTCAAGATATTGGCGCCGAACCAGATTGATCATTATTCAGAACCGATACTAATATCGTCAACGCTTCACCAGCAAGCTATAGTTGAGCAAATTTCAGAGATGGGGATCAAGAACCCACTCATCCTGTTAAAGTAA
- a CDS encoding FkbM family methyltransferase, whose protein sequence is MMKDIPEFTQEASKSNLGEVKWQEENILIYGTGSFARDIQLALEKNGTGIYGFLDHRSTNDQVINNLPVHKPDGKAPPIELRKKSLVILGIHNREVNLIPIINNLKTHGYNRELLSPIDLYDHFAEELGTRYWLTSRTYYSSYTEEIQAVYKLLSDENSRKTFESLIHFRISGDYSLLPEPDTEHQYFPLDLPMWPQPIRFVDCGAYDGDTLHSLLQSKQQFEAIAAFEPDQDNFRKLSAYASKSRLPNISLFPCGVYSSTTQLTFNTGKGEGSSVSQTGKTTVQCVALDECIPTFRPTLIKMDIEGAEMDALAGACQLIKEYHPALAISAYHTPAHLWEIPLWINQLATENNLHYTYHYRAHAHNCFETIFYAIPQKEQA, encoded by the coding sequence ATGATGAAAGACATTCCAGAATTTACTCAAGAAGCTTCAAAAAGCAATCTTGGAGAGGTCAAATGGCAGGAAGAAAATATTCTCATTTATGGCACCGGCTCATTTGCGCGTGACATCCAATTGGCACTCGAAAAAAATGGAACAGGGATATACGGTTTTCTTGATCATAGGAGCACAAATGATCAGGTGATCAACAATCTTCCAGTTCACAAACCTGATGGAAAAGCACCTCCCATTGAATTACGCAAAAAATCTCTGGTCATTCTAGGAATTCACAATCGAGAAGTAAACCTTATACCAATAATCAACAATCTAAAAACACATGGATACAACAGAGAGCTTTTGTCTCCCATTGACCTATACGATCACTTTGCCGAAGAACTTGGCACACGTTACTGGCTCACATCACGAACATATTACTCATCTTACACAGAAGAAATCCAAGCTGTCTATAAACTTCTCTCAGATGAAAACAGCCGCAAGACCTTTGAATCACTCATCCATTTTCGGATTAGTGGCGATTACTCACTTCTTCCGGAACCCGATACGGAACACCAATATTTTCCACTCGATCTACCCATGTGGCCACAGCCCATTCGTTTCGTAGATTGCGGCGCATATGATGGAGATACGCTTCATTCACTCCTGCAATCCAAACAACAATTTGAGGCGATTGCCGCCTTCGAACCAGATCAGGATAATTTCCGCAAGTTATCAGCGTATGCTTCAAAGAGCAGACTTCCAAACATATCACTGTTTCCATGCGGAGTATATTCATCAACAACTCAATTGACCTTTAATACAGGCAAAGGCGAAGGGAGTAGTGTATCGCAAACCGGCAAGACTACAGTCCAATGCGTAGCACTGGATGAATGTATCCCCACATTCCGTCCAACTTTGATAAAAATGGATATTGAAGGCGCAGAAATGGATGCGTTGGCAGGAGCCTGTCAACTCATAAAAGAATATCATCCCGCACTTGCCATATCGGCATACCATACCCCTGCACATCTCTGGGAAATTCCATTGTGGATCAACCAGCTTGCAACGGAAAACAATCTTCATTATACATATCACTATCGCGCCCATGCGCACAACTGTTTCGAAACGATCTTCTACGCCATCCCACAAAAGGAACAAGCATGA
- a CDS encoding thiamine pyrophosphate-binding protein, whose amino-acid sequence MRVSEYIANRLSELGVHHVFMVTGGGSMFLNYAISKHPNITPVFNHHEQASAMAAEGYARITNKPSVVNVTTGPGGINALNGVYGAYTDSIPMLVLSGQVKLETYIRTYDLPNLRQLGDQEVDIISMVYGITKYAVTITDPQTIRYHLEKAWHLAQSGRPGPCWLDIPIDVQSSQIDETKLDGFASDLNPTVASIQLVESVAQTLGKLKNAQRPVILAGTGVRLADAVDVFNRVVHKLGIPVTTGWTHDLIASDDLVFVGRPGTIGTRPGNFAVQNSDLLLVIGNRLNIRQTGYAFKSFARAAHKIWVDVDPAELHRPTIQADMPIVSDAKIFLEEMERQLDNWDAGQFKNWLAWCKERQTRYPAVLPKHREFNDKINPYHFMEVLFENLAEDDVVVTGNATACIVSFQTGKIKLGQRLFSNSGSASMGYDLPAAIGSAVARNGKRVICLAGDGSLQMNIQELQTVTQYKLPVKIFVLNNNGYLSIRTSQKGFFGDTVGESPESSVSFPDIQKIAKAYEIPYKRLAVKNFSKPLRDVLEAEGPVLCEVVLDPTQGFEPRQSSRQLPDGRIVSAPLEDMFPFLEREELMENLLIPAWEE is encoded by the coding sequence ATGAGAGTTTCAGAGTATATTGCAAACCGGCTTTCAGAACTCGGCGTTCACCATGTATTTATGGTCACAGGTGGCGGCTCGATGTTCCTCAACTATGCCATCAGCAAGCACCCGAACATTACGCCGGTCTTCAATCACCACGAACAAGCCAGTGCCATGGCGGCAGAAGGATACGCTCGTATCACGAATAAACCTTCTGTCGTCAACGTTACTACTGGCCCTGGTGGCATCAACGCACTCAATGGCGTCTACGGCGCATACACCGATTCCATCCCCATGCTTGTCCTTTCAGGCCAGGTGAAACTTGAGACCTATATCCGCACCTACGACCTGCCTAACCTCCGTCAACTCGGCGATCAAGAGGTGGATATTATTTCGATGGTATATGGCATCACCAAATACGCAGTCACAATCACTGACCCTCAAACCATTCGCTATCACCTCGAAAAAGCCTGGCATCTCGCCCAAAGTGGACGTCCCGGCCCCTGTTGGCTGGATATTCCTATTGACGTACAATCGAGCCAAATAGACGAAACAAAACTGGATGGCTTCGCATCAGACCTTAACCCAACAGTTGCCTCCATCCAATTAGTAGAATCCGTCGCCCAAACATTAGGCAAACTAAAGAACGCTCAGCGTCCAGTCATCCTCGCAGGAACGGGCGTCCGTCTTGCCGACGCAGTTGATGTATTCAATCGCGTTGTCCATAAACTTGGCATCCCTGTTACAACTGGTTGGACACATGATCTGATCGCATCTGACGATCTTGTCTTCGTTGGCCGCCCCGGCACCATTGGCACACGCCCCGGTAACTTCGCCGTTCAGAACTCAGACCTTCTGCTTGTCATTGGGAATCGCCTAAACATCCGCCAGACAGGGTATGCGTTTAAATCCTTTGCCCGTGCCGCCCACAAGATATGGGTTGACGTGGATCCAGCCGAACTCCACCGCCCCACCATTCAAGCAGACATGCCCATTGTGAGCGATGCAAAAATATTTCTCGAAGAAATGGAAAGACAACTCGATAACTGGGATGCCGGTCAATTCAAAAATTGGTTGGCATGGTGCAAAGAACGACAAACCCGCTACCCCGCCGTTCTGCCCAAACACCGCGAGTTCAATGACAAGATTAACCCGTATCACTTCATGGAAGTGCTTTTCGAAAACCTTGCGGAGGATGATGTAGTAGTAACTGGCAACGCAACCGCCTGTATCGTCTCGTTTCAAACAGGCAAGATCAAACTCGGACAAAGGCTGTTTTCCAATTCGGGTTCTGCATCAATGGGGTATGATCTGCCTGCAGCAATTGGGTCTGCTGTGGCAAGAAATGGCAAACGAGTAATTTGCCTGGCTGGCGACGGGAGTTTACAAATGAACATTCAGGAATTACAGACCGTAACACAGTATAAATTGCCTGTAAAAATCTTTGTGCTCAACAACAACGGTTATCTATCCATCCGCACATCGCAAAAGGGCTTCTTTGGCGATACAGTTGGCGAAAGCCCGGAGTCAAGTGTCAGTTTCCCGGATATTCAGAAAATCGCAAAGGCGTATGAGATACCATACAAACGTTTGGCTGTGAAAAATTTCAGCAAGCCATTGCGTGACGTGTTGGAAGCAGAAGGTCCTGTCCTATGCGAAGTGGTACTCGACCCGACACAGGGATTCGAACCCCGCCAGAGTTCACGTCAACTCCCGGACGGGCGCATCGTTTCTGCTCCTCTTGAGGATATGTTTCCATTCCTCGAACGGGAAGAGTTAATGGAAAATCTACTCATCCCTGCGTGGGAGGAGTAA